From one Pseudomonas sp. B21-048 genomic stretch:
- a CDS encoding TonB-dependent siderophore receptor, whose protein sequence is MRRTLVSLCVIQAISQAAWGEQASTGPASLELQAIDINGTYDEPAQGPVQGYRATRSASATRTDTPIHETPQSISVVTKDVVEDLGATRLQDALDYAGGVGRANNFGGQGLTTFTVRGFTTGEFYRNGFPINRGYPNMPDANTIERLEVLRGPATTLYGRGDPGGTFNVVSKQPLAERTVTLGSQLNDQGMRRGTLDASGPLDDEGRLAYRLNVIGEGGDTFRDHVENERYGVAPVLGWQVNDTTRITFEGDFMRNNAPLDRGVTRYRNQTGVASRDTFFGEKDIGKLHNDNNMAQVRFEHFLNDDWTLGGGGQWLDGSMQGNAIEGNGVAADGRTLGRNFNYRKLEWRDRDVQLNLTGHFSTAGFDHTLLTGIEYEDYDYKSIIRRSSGAVGAYPIDIFDPVYGQPRPALTRTTTHDQENLKTYAAFVQDQVTLTERLKALAGVRFERFEQDYDSYLVNGTSWTNSDNAVTPRLGLIYDVTPTVAIYADTARSFKPNSGASRTGGGFKPEEGKSYEVGVKWEAFDRQLSVDAAVYQIEKRNVLTTDPVDSTFSVAAGEVRSRGLDLNVAGNLTPQWRMIGGYAYVDAEVTQDNVLKSGTRLVNIPRNSFSLLNVYEFQDGDLKGLGLGLGAKYVDERAGQTAATAFSMDSYTVVDLLSYYKVNEHLRLNLDLKNLFDSHYDEGAFGNVYAYPGAPRTVQAGISYTL, encoded by the coding sequence ATGCGTCGAACTCTCGTTTCTCTGTGTGTGATCCAAGCCATCTCCCAGGCTGCCTGGGGTGAACAAGCATCGACCGGTCCTGCGTCATTGGAATTGCAAGCGATCGACATCAACGGCACATACGATGAACCGGCCCAAGGGCCGGTTCAGGGGTATCGAGCAACCCGTTCGGCCAGTGCGACGCGCACCGACACGCCGATTCATGAAACCCCACAATCCATCAGCGTTGTCACCAAGGATGTCGTGGAAGACCTCGGTGCCACCCGGTTGCAAGATGCTCTCGATTACGCCGGTGGCGTGGGCCGTGCGAACAATTTCGGCGGCCAGGGCCTGACCACTTTCACCGTGCGTGGCTTTACCACCGGTGAGTTCTACCGCAACGGTTTCCCGATCAACCGTGGTTATCCGAACATGCCTGATGCCAATACCATCGAGCGCCTGGAGGTCCTGCGCGGGCCGGCCACCACGCTGTATGGCCGTGGCGACCCGGGCGGCACCTTCAACGTGGTATCCAAACAACCCCTGGCCGAGCGCACGGTCACCTTGGGCAGTCAGCTCAACGATCAAGGCATGCGTCGCGGCACGCTGGATGCCTCAGGGCCGCTGGATGACGAAGGGCGCCTGGCCTATCGGCTGAACGTGATAGGCGAGGGTGGCGATACCTTCCGTGATCACGTCGAAAACGAGCGTTATGGTGTGGCGCCGGTGCTCGGTTGGCAGGTCAACGACACCACCCGTATCACCTTCGAAGGCGATTTCATGCGCAACAACGCGCCGCTCGATCGGGGTGTGACCCGCTATCGCAATCAGACAGGCGTCGCGTCGCGAGATACTTTTTTCGGTGAAAAGGATATCGGCAAGCTGCACAACGACAACAACATGGCGCAGGTGCGTTTCGAGCATTTCCTGAACGACGACTGGACCTTGGGCGGCGGCGGCCAGTGGCTCGACGGCAGCATGCAAGGCAATGCCATCGAAGGCAACGGTGTCGCTGCCGACGGCCGCACGCTGGGACGCAACTTCAACTACCGCAAGCTGGAGTGGCGCGACCGGGATGTGCAGTTGAACCTGACCGGGCATTTTTCCACGGCCGGATTCGACCACACGTTGCTGACGGGCATCGAATATGAGGATTACGACTACAAGTCGATCATCCGTCGCTCCAGTGGGGCGGTGGGTGCCTACCCCATCGATATTTTTGATCCGGTCTACGGCCAGCCGCGTCCGGCGCTGACTCGCACCACCACCCACGATCAGGAAAACCTCAAGACCTACGCCGCTTTCGTGCAAGACCAGGTGACCCTGACCGAGCGCTTGAAAGCCTTGGCAGGCGTACGTTTCGAACGCTTCGAACAGGATTACGACAGTTACCTCGTCAACGGTACAAGCTGGACCAACAGCGACAACGCAGTCACCCCGCGCCTGGGGTTGATCTACGACGTGACCCCGACCGTGGCGATTTATGCCGATACGGCACGGTCCTTCAAGCCCAACAGCGGTGCCAGTCGAACCGGTGGCGGCTTCAAACCTGAAGAAGGCAAATCCTACGAGGTGGGTGTCAAGTGGGAGGCCTTCGATCGCCAGTTGAGCGTGGATGCCGCGGTGTATCAGATCGAAAAACGCAACGTCCTGACGACAGACCCGGTGGACTCGACCTTCAGCGTGGCGGCGGGCGAAGTTCGTAGCCGTGGCTTAGATCTGAATGTGGCCGGCAACCTCACGCCGCAGTGGCGCATGATCGGTGGCTACGCCTATGTGGATGCTGAAGTCACCCAGGACAACGTGCTGAAGTCAGGCACGCGCCTGGTGAACATTCCGCGCAACAGTTTCAGCCTGCTGAACGTCTATGAGTTTCAGGACGGCGACCTCAAAGGGCTGGGCCTGGGGCTTGGCGCCAAGTACGTCGACGAGCGCGCCGGCCAGACCGCGGCCACTGCCTTCTCCATGGACAGCTACACGGTGGTCGACCTGCTCAGCTATTACAAAGTCAACGAGCACCTGCGGCTGAACCTTGACCTGAAGAACCTGTTCGACAGCCACTACGACGAAGGCGCCTTTGGCAATGTCTACGCCTATCCGGGCGCGCCGAGAACCGTGCAGGCGGGAATTTCATACACCTTGTAG
- a CDS encoding fe2+ zn2+ uptake regulation protein has product MYNPQLPTDGSHAPKGTPAGSGAFNQQAERHGNERIRFLLKSFGLRTSLIRLKVIDALLTAAESDRSLGVRGVHSHLLDLDIPLSFLSVREVLKRLCVEGVIALNPDKTYCLHPHATAVLYSEQPEASLKA; this is encoded by the coding sequence ATGTACAACCCGCAACTGCCAACGGACGGTAGCCATGCGCCAAAGGGCACCCCTGCGGGTTCCGGCGCTTTCAATCAACAGGCCGAACGTCACGGCAACGAACGGATCAGGTTTCTACTCAAGAGTTTTGGCCTGCGAACCAGTCTGATTCGCCTGAAAGTCATCGATGCCTTGCTGACAGCCGCCGAAAGCGACCGCAGCCTGGGGGTTCGCGGCGTACACAGCCACTTGCTGGACCTGGACATTCCTCTGTCCTTTCTCAGTGTCAGGGAAGTGTTGAAACGCTTGTGCGTTGAAGGCGTGATCGCCCTCAATCCGGACAAAACCTACTGCCTGCATCCACACGCCACCGCTGTTCTATATAGCGAGCAACCCGAGGCGTCGCTCAAGGCTTGA
- a CDS encoding MFS transporter, translated as MHKPLIDINSPRLLGFCLAITLFELLTYMASDMIMPAMLAVTHQLNASASHVPYAFNLYLVGGILLQWLIGPLSDHFGRRRMLLIGCALFALACVAAFYVQSIFVFNGLRLIQGMGLGFVIAVSYPALQEVFCEADAVKIMALLGNVALLSPLLGPLLGSLMLEWLSWRELFLLLGVGGTMVWLGLYWYMPETVGALRQDGQRLAAVPFEWGGTVRRYAALLTNMQFLRATVALGLMSLPLIAWIGLAPLLLIQNQGLSTLQYGLWQIPVFAAVILGNLILNRLIANTELPQLIRYALWPFCGGLIALAAITLTGASTLLLVSCLSLYAIGLGMSNAALYRLALFSSDDSKGLVSAAIGMISIAVMGGGGSIIAALGAGDSLEAFALMACLMGLLCLAPLRLFLRRSHIPLAI; from the coding sequence ATGCACAAACCTTTAATAGATATAAATTCGCCTCGACTACTTGGGTTTTGCCTTGCAATCACTCTTTTCGAACTGCTGACTTATATGGCCAGCGATATGATCATGCCGGCCATGTTGGCCGTAACCCATCAACTGAATGCCAGTGCGAGTCATGTTCCCTACGCCTTCAATCTTTATTTGGTCGGGGGCATTCTTTTGCAATGGCTTATCGGTCCGCTGTCCGATCATTTTGGTCGTCGCAGGATGCTGCTCATCGGCTGTGCGCTATTCGCTCTAGCCTGTGTTGCGGCGTTTTACGTGCAGAGCATCTTTGTCTTCAATGGTTTGCGCCTGATTCAGGGCATGGGATTGGGATTTGTCATCGCGGTCAGTTATCCAGCCCTGCAAGAAGTCTTCTGTGAAGCCGACGCAGTAAAGATCATGGCATTGCTGGGCAACGTGGCGCTGCTCTCCCCACTGCTGGGCCCCTTGCTCGGCAGTCTGATGCTGGAGTGGCTCTCCTGGCGTGAGCTGTTTCTACTGTTAGGTGTCGGCGGCACGATGGTCTGGTTGGGGCTTTATTGGTACATGCCGGAAACCGTGGGCGCCTTGCGTCAGGACGGTCAACGCCTGGCTGCCGTGCCCTTTGAATGGGGCGGCACGGTGCGCCGCTACGCTGCTTTGCTCACCAACATGCAGTTCCTGCGCGCTACCGTCGCCTTGGGACTGATGAGTCTGCCGTTGATTGCCTGGATCGGGCTGGCGCCGCTCTTGCTGATCCAGAACCAGGGACTTTCCACCTTGCAGTACGGCCTGTGGCAGATCCCGGTATTTGCGGCAGTCATTCTCGGTAATCTGATACTCAACCGATTGATTGCCAACACTGAACTGCCGCAACTGATTCGATACGCGCTCTGGCCGTTTTGCGGTGGGCTTATCGCGTTGGCCGCCATCACTTTGACCGGTGCTTCGACGCTCCTGTTGGTCAGTTGCCTGTCGCTTTACGCCATCGGCCTTGGCATGAGCAACGCCGCGCTGTACCGGCTCGCGCTGTTTTCCAGCGATGACAGTAAAGGGTTGGTCTCAGCCGCGATCGGCATGATCTCCATCGCTGTCATGGGTGGTGGGGGCTCGATTATCGCTGCCCTGGGTGCCGGTGACAGCCTTGAGGCTTTCGCTCTGATGGCCTGTCTCATGGGGCTATTGTGCCTGGCGCCCTTGAGATTGTTTCTGCGTCGTTCTCACATCCCGCTTGCGATCTGA
- a CDS encoding acyl-protein synthase, giving the protein MIQLPHTDALCALTQPYCLDSVPDGLFDQAMSEISLFHCHHTPGYERWLNANDLDANALETLDDWSRLPPIFANYFKRHLVFGPTGEGALELTSSGTSGQKSRMRYDHRSMAAAQGMVNHIFRHYGWDTPDSPCNYLLLSYEPEVAITLGTAYTDQFLCSYAPVNRVAYGLRLTGKGHEFDLFGVIRALQEFAEEGLPARILGFPAFLSHALQCMEDTCVADLQLPAQSLVFLGGGWKTHAAQEIPLHQLYARINRQLGIDLPRCRDGYGAVEHAVPYIQCAHHHFHVPIYSKVFVRNPSDFTVQPYGQRGLLEFVSPYISSSPAHAVVMGDLATLHRGASCGCGLPTDWFELHGRAGTSASRSCAMAASELIGGA; this is encoded by the coding sequence ATGATTCAACTACCCCATACCGATGCGCTTTGTGCGTTAACGCAACCCTATTGCCTGGATTCCGTGCCGGACGGCCTGTTCGACCAGGCCATGAGCGAAATCAGCCTGTTTCATTGTCATCACACGCCCGGCTACGAACGCTGGTTGAACGCTAATGATCTTGACGCCAACGCCCTCGAGACACTGGATGACTGGTCAAGGCTGCCGCCGATTTTCGCCAATTACTTCAAACGTCATTTGGTGTTCGGTCCCACAGGCGAAGGCGCGTTGGAACTGACATCATCCGGCACCAGCGGCCAAAAGAGTCGCATGCGCTACGACCATCGCAGCATGGCCGCGGCACAAGGCATGGTGAACCACATTTTCCGGCATTACGGCTGGGATACACCGGACAGCCCCTGCAATTATCTGCTCCTGAGCTATGAGCCGGAGGTGGCCATCACCTTGGGCACTGCCTATACCGATCAGTTTCTTTGCAGCTACGCCCCTGTCAATCGTGTCGCTTATGGCTTGCGCCTTACCGGCAAAGGTCACGAGTTCGATCTTTTTGGTGTGATTCGAGCCTTGCAAGAGTTTGCCGAGGAAGGATTGCCCGCTCGCATTCTCGGTTTTCCGGCGTTCCTTTCCCATGCCCTTCAGTGCATGGAAGACACCTGCGTGGCCGATTTGCAGTTGCCTGCCCAGTCATTGGTGTTTCTGGGTGGGGGCTGGAAAACCCACGCGGCACAGGAAATTCCCCTGCATCAGTTGTATGCCCGAATCAATCGGCAATTGGGTATCGACCTGCCCCGATGCCGGGACGGCTATGGCGCCGTAGAGCATGCAGTGCCTTATATCCAGTGCGCCCACCATCATTTTCATGTACCGATCTATTCGAAGGTTTTCGTGCGTAACCCATCCGATTTCACTGTTCAGCCATACGGCCAGCGCGGCTTGCTGGAATTCGTCTCGCCGTACATTTCGTCGAGCCCTGCCCATGCCGTGGTCATGGGCGATCTGGCAACACTACATCGGGGCGCCAGTTGCGGATGCGGTCTGCCAACCGATTGGTTCGAGCTGCATGGCCGTGCCGGCACCAGCGCCAGTCGCAGCTGTGCCATGGCCGCTTCCGAACTGATCGGAGGCGCTTGA
- a CDS encoding aldehyde dehydrogenase family protein: MYLINGQLRDDVTPESALKLLQKPLSRLLSSPIDSETVIESAARFATKLQSRDLGLSLDDEQCQGLIDFCQRSNLDTKLERELGLQPRSLRRIDYRQPCFESWHPLGLVVHITPGNAPLLAFCAILESLLAGNINWLRPSASDQGLTAQLLAAFVQCDSSGRLAEFVAVLPVGTSQIAQLCATADGVSAWGGEAALKAIRQQIPSGCRWIDWGHKISFAYLSPEAADPAALDALVDEVCRLDQQACSSPQWVLVDSNDPAVLHDLGERLAEAFKRRAQQWPALVPTDQEASEITTRTAMAQLDQCFTHQTGQVWTGPGWRVIWEHHQTLAPSPLFRTVLLKPVPQHLLAESLLPWRTVLQSCALIAPPAETPELVRTLVNAGVTRIAPCETIHDGYAGEPHDGVYALSRLSRRLSVSLASDVSIGRSTLDPVPPAPDTARGPIMDKATFMTQPISPTAQLYFRSGGSSGTPALAGFSYQDFQRQMRAAADGMFAVGLDPSQDRVMNLFYSGNLYGGFFSFSSILEQMGVAHLPMGAHQDDDFSEIVRLIVEQRVTVLIGMPSTLHRLFFKEQARLRDYAGIGKVLLGGEHPGEASRRLMESCGVSTIRSALYGSVDAGPLGHACRAMADGVFHLMCETQYLEIVQFEQDAPVQVNEIGRLLFTSRARQGQRVHRYDIGDTGRWLPGTCPCGLETPRFELLQRHGKLVRIGTEFISPSALEHSVGVPIQVVLDYTASGVERMQVRADADTTWVREKLLTHEALANAVAAALLVVEVTACAEHEFIRNKHSGKVSLIIDQRI; the protein is encoded by the coding sequence ATGTATCTGATCAATGGCCAGTTGCGTGATGACGTCACCCCGGAAAGCGCCCTCAAACTCCTTCAGAAACCATTGTCTCGGCTGCTTTCTTCACCGATCGATAGTGAGACCGTTATCGAGTCTGCCGCTCGCTTTGCCACGAAGTTGCAATCTCGTGACCTGGGTCTGTCCCTCGACGACGAGCAATGCCAGGGGCTGATCGATTTTTGCCAGCGCAGCAACCTGGACACAAAACTTGAGCGAGAGCTGGGCCTGCAACCGCGTTCGCTGCGACGTATCGACTATCGACAGCCATGTTTCGAGAGCTGGCATCCATTAGGGTTGGTGGTGCATATCACCCCCGGCAATGCGCCGTTACTGGCGTTCTGCGCAATACTCGAAAGTCTGCTGGCCGGCAATATCAACTGGTTGCGTCCCAGTGCCAGTGATCAGGGGTTGACCGCGCAGTTGCTCGCCGCCTTTGTGCAATGCGACAGCAGCGGCAGACTGGCCGAATTCGTAGCAGTTCTACCGGTTGGCACCTCACAGATCGCTCAACTTTGCGCCACGGCAGACGGCGTATCGGCCTGGGGTGGTGAAGCCGCGCTCAAGGCGATTCGTCAGCAGATTCCTTCGGGGTGCCGCTGGATCGATTGGGGGCACAAGATCAGCTTCGCCTATCTGTCACCTGAAGCGGCGGATCCTGCAGCGCTCGATGCCTTGGTAGATGAAGTTTGTCGCCTGGATCAACAAGCGTGCTCCAGCCCTCAATGGGTGTTGGTGGACAGCAACGATCCGGCGGTCCTGCACGACCTCGGAGAGCGTCTGGCCGAAGCCTTCAAACGTCGCGCCCAACAGTGGCCAGCGCTGGTACCGACAGACCAGGAAGCTTCGGAAATCACCACACGCACTGCCATGGCGCAGCTTGATCAGTGCTTTACCCATCAGACCGGTCAGGTGTGGACCGGCCCCGGATGGCGTGTCATCTGGGAACATCATCAGACGCTCGCGCCATCGCCGCTCTTTCGCACAGTGCTGCTCAAGCCAGTCCCACAGCACCTGCTCGCCGAATCACTGTTGCCCTGGCGCACCGTCCTGCAAAGCTGCGCGCTGATAGCCCCCCCTGCAGAAACGCCCGAGTTAGTTCGTACATTGGTCAACGCTGGCGTCACTCGTATTGCACCTTGCGAGACGATTCATGATGGCTACGCTGGCGAGCCTCACGATGGTGTTTATGCGCTGTCGCGTCTGAGTCGCCGCCTCTCAGTGAGCCTGGCTTCTGATGTCTCGATTGGCCGCTCAACGCTTGACCCGGTGCCGCCTGCCCCTGACACAGCCCGCGGCCCGATCATGGACAAAGCCACCTTCATGACCCAGCCGATCAGCCCCACGGCACAACTGTACTTCCGCTCCGGCGGTAGCAGCGGCACCCCGGCCCTGGCAGGTTTCAGCTACCAAGACTTTCAACGACAAATGCGCGCCGCGGCTGATGGCATGTTTGCTGTCGGGCTTGATCCGTCACAGGACCGGGTGATGAACCTGTTCTATAGCGGGAACCTGTACGGTGGCTTTTTCAGCTTTTCGAGCATTCTTGAACAGATGGGCGTTGCACATTTGCCTATGGGGGCTCACCAGGACGACGACTTCAGCGAAATCGTCCGACTGATCGTGGAGCAACGTGTCACCGTGCTGATTGGCATGCCCAGTACGCTGCATCGCCTGTTTTTCAAAGAGCAGGCCCGACTTCGCGACTATGCCGGTATCGGCAAAGTGCTCCTTGGCGGCGAGCATCCGGGGGAGGCCAGTCGACGCCTGATGGAAAGTTGCGGAGTGTCGACGATTCGTTCTGCTCTCTATGGATCCGTCGATGCAGGCCCACTGGGTCATGCCTGCCGGGCTATGGCAGACGGCGTGTTTCACTTGATGTGCGAAACCCAGTATCTGGAGATCGTTCAGTTCGAACAGGATGCCCCAGTACAGGTCAATGAGATCGGCCGTCTGCTATTTACCTCCCGCGCCCGGCAAGGTCAACGCGTTCACCGATATGACATCGGCGACACCGGCCGCTGGCTCCCCGGAACCTGCCCTTGCGGACTGGAAACCCCGCGATTCGAACTGCTGCAGCGGCACGGCAAGCTGGTGCGAATTGGTACGGAGTTCATTTCACCTTCGGCGCTGGAACACAGCGTAGGCGTCCCCATTCAAGTTGTTCTGGACTACACCGCCAGTGGCGTAGAACGAATGCAAGTTAGAGCGGACGCAGATACCACTTGGGTACGAGAAAAATTGCTGACCCATGAAGCATTGGCAAATGCCGTAGCCGCGGCATTGTTGGTTGTAGAAGTAACGGCATGCGCTGAACATGAATTCATACGAAACAAACACAGCGGCAAAGTCTCACTGATTATCGATCAAAGAATATAA
- a CDS encoding phenylacetate--CoA ligase family protein, with protein MKSSHSLEQLVSFVRQHSNYYSEHLKYLPTTGITLRDLPLTHVADYWTGSNDLSHWPVLTGNVDDALVFKTGGSTSQGKLAVYAYEEWQTLVSTFGNSLTSQLNNGDRIANLFFSGDLYASFLFVHDSLAHVGRSVCEFPFTGDIELDVLADAITRYRINVLAGVPAQLLRFAAYLTQHRRVLCGVETLLYGGESLFAPQLAILGEVFPNARIASIGYASVDAGLIGASDRDCALGEHRVFEQQTLLEIIDEHTGEVIEECDRIGLLVLTNLTRRLMPLLRYPVGDRACWRESTATPMRKFALKGRSAHSQRVRVGVLSLFTEEIHEIVQRVAHSEQWQLLIEQTGPKDLLSVKWVPEPQLQTVEPLLRALREALIAHYPTIDDLSREGLLELRVLTCAATDLKLHPRSGKQLRVLDLRVYDVPPREPV; from the coding sequence GTGAAATCCAGTCATTCGCTCGAACAACTCGTGTCTTTTGTACGACAACACTCAAACTACTACAGCGAGCATCTGAAATATTTACCCACCACAGGTATTACTTTAAGAGATTTACCGTTAACCCATGTGGCCGACTATTGGACCGGCAGCAATGATTTGAGTCATTGGCCGGTCTTGACGGGAAACGTCGATGATGCGCTGGTGTTTAAAACCGGAGGTTCGACCAGTCAGGGCAAACTGGCGGTTTACGCCTACGAGGAATGGCAAACACTGGTCAGTACATTCGGAAACAGTCTCACTTCTCAATTGAATAATGGCGACCGCATCGCCAATCTGTTCTTTTCAGGGGATCTCTACGCCAGTTTTCTGTTTGTCCACGATTCCCTGGCCCATGTCGGACGATCCGTTTGTGAGTTTCCGTTTACCGGAGACATCGAGCTGGATGTACTGGCGGATGCGATCACGCGATATCGGATCAACGTTCTGGCCGGGGTGCCCGCACAGTTACTGCGATTCGCGGCCTACCTGACGCAGCATCGGCGTGTGCTGTGCGGGGTCGAGACGCTGCTGTATGGCGGCGAAAGCCTGTTTGCCCCGCAACTGGCAATCCTCGGCGAAGTATTCCCCAACGCTCGTATCGCCTCTATCGGCTATGCCAGTGTGGACGCCGGACTCATAGGCGCCAGCGATCGCGACTGTGCATTGGGCGAGCATCGTGTATTCGAACAGCAAACCTTGCTGGAAATTATCGATGAGCACACCGGTGAAGTGATTGAAGAGTGCGATCGCATCGGATTGTTGGTACTGACCAACCTGACACGTCGGCTCATGCCGCTGCTGCGTTACCCGGTAGGCGACCGTGCGTGTTGGCGTGAATCGACTGCAACCCCAATGCGTAAATTCGCCCTCAAGGGGCGCAGCGCCCACAGTCAGCGGGTACGAGTAGGTGTGCTGTCACTGTTTACCGAAGAAATACACGAAATCGTTCAGCGCGTAGCGCACAGCGAGCAATGGCAATTGCTGATCGAACAGACCGGCCCCAAGGATCTGTTGAGCGTGAAGTGGGTGCCCGAACCTCAGTTACAAACCGTCGAGCCGCTGCTCCGTGCATTGCGTGAAGCGCTGATTGCCCACTACCCCACCATCGACGACCTGAGCCGCGAGGGTCTGCTGGAGTTGCGGGTACTGACCTGCGCAGCCACCGACCTGAAGCTTCACCCTCGTTCAGGTAAACAACTGCGCGTGTTGGATCTACGAGTGTATGACGTTCCCCCACGGGAGCCCGTGTGA
- a CDS encoding GNAT family N-acetyltransferase, which yields MTRLIVRPYRPSDAHAVTRLFQEVYGGHYVQPDVYLPNMISQHNTEGRWQSMLAVDGADVLGHAALCRDIPSNTAELALSVVHPAAQGQSIATRLGQELLMKSDALGLKSISIKQVTHHPYTQRMAGKIGFHSTGLLPDFVPSPFAEPLPETIVMGCHMIDGHARPLPDISWPASCRTFMQHLCSVFGTQQDKASRPAMPLQIKQQQHRFDIVIQRWNRRLLEQIRQLPRHWLISARLELSRHFARDMHSFSALGFAFTGLMPTPGDNGWFALFHRGVQSRSLNLHCAHMQRLHDDLQQNANAGSVAQNACQASELNTQQLLEANSRVSAIIGRFKVR from the coding sequence ATGACCCGGTTGATTGTTCGACCCTACCGCCCTTCCGATGCACATGCCGTGACCCGGTTGTTTCAAGAGGTCTACGGCGGTCATTACGTTCAACCGGATGTCTACCTGCCGAATATGATCAGTCAACACAACACCGAGGGTCGCTGGCAATCAATGCTGGCAGTGGACGGCGCAGACGTTCTCGGGCACGCCGCGTTGTGCCGCGATATCCCGTCGAATACCGCGGAGTTGGCTCTCAGCGTGGTGCATCCCGCCGCGCAGGGGCAGAGCATCGCGACTCGTCTTGGCCAGGAATTACTGATGAAATCAGACGCCCTGGGACTCAAGAGCATCTCGATCAAGCAAGTAACCCACCATCCCTACACTCAACGCATGGCAGGAAAAATCGGCTTCCACAGCACTGGACTGCTTCCCGATTTTGTCCCTTCGCCATTCGCCGAACCACTTCCGGAAACCATCGTGATGGGCTGTCACATGATTGACGGACACGCGCGCCCGCTCCCCGACATCTCTTGGCCCGCAAGCTGCCGGACGTTCATGCAGCACTTGTGTTCGGTGTTTGGAACCCAGCAAGACAAGGCATCACGGCCCGCGATGCCCTTGCAAATAAAGCAACAGCAGCATCGGTTCGATATTGTCATTCAGCGTTGGAACAGACGTTTGCTTGAGCAGATCAGACAACTTCCCAGGCACTGGCTGATCTCGGCAAGACTGGAACTGTCCCGACACTTCGCCCGGGACATGCACAGTTTTTCAGCTCTGGGCTTCGCCTTCACCGGCTTGATGCCCACGCCAGGTGATAATGGCTGGTTCGCCCTGTTTCATCGAGGCGTCCAGTCTCGATCCCTCAACCTGCACTGCGCGCACATGCAACGGCTGCATGACGACTTACAGCAAAACGCAAATGCAGGCAGCGTCGCGCAGAACGCCTGTCAGGCCAGTGAGCTCAATACTCAGCAACTGCTGGAAGCCAATAGCCGGGTAAGCGCGATCATAGGACGTTTCAAGGTTCGTTGA
- a CDS encoding DUF411 domain-containing protein, translated as MRTHLRLVALSALFISSLTQAADLIPIEVHRDANCGCCKKWVSHLEANGFKVEDHVEADMSQFKQQHGVPPRLASCHTAVINGKFVEGHVPADQVLALSKRDDLLGVAAPGMPMGSPGMEMDGMSDAYQVIGLKKDGTEVVVADYPAH; from the coding sequence ATGCGAACCCACCTGCGTCTGGTCGCCCTGAGCGCCCTCTTCATCTCCTCCCTGACCCAGGCCGCGGATCTGATTCCCATCGAAGTTCACCGCGACGCCAATTGCGGCTGCTGCAAGAAATGGGTCAGTCATCTGGAGGCCAATGGTTTCAAAGTTGAAGACCACGTCGAAGCCGACATGAGCCAATTCAAGCAACAACACGGCGTGCCACCTCGCCTCGCGTCCTGCCACACTGCCGTGATCAACGGAAAATTCGTCGAAGGCCACGTGCCAGCCGATCAAGTACTGGCCTTGAGCAAGCGTGACGACCTGTTGGGTGTTGCCGCCCCTGGTATGCCCATGGGCTCGCCCGGCATGGAAATGGACGGCATGAGCGATGCCTACCAAGTGATCGGCCTGAAAAAGGACGGCACTGAGGTGGTAGTGGCGGACTACCCCGCCCATTGA
- a CDS encoding YqaA family protein has translation MFGAYIGLFLAAFGAATLLPLQSEAVLAGLLLHDQYWLWSLLAVATLGNVLGSLLNWWLGRGIERFRERRWFPVNPRHLQRAQTHYQRYGHWSLLLSWVPIIGDPLTLVAGVMREPLGRFLMIVTLAKGARYGALALATLGWMD, from the coding sequence ATGTTCGGTGCCTACATCGGACTGTTTCTCGCGGCATTCGGTGCCGCAACGCTGCTGCCATTGCAGTCCGAAGCGGTTCTGGCGGGGCTGTTGCTCCACGACCAGTATTGGCTCTGGTCGCTGCTGGCAGTCGCAACGCTGGGCAACGTGCTGGGGTCGCTGCTGAACTGGTGGCTGGGGCGCGGCATCGAACGGTTTCGCGAACGGCGCTGGTTTCCGGTCAACCCTCGCCATCTTCAGCGAGCCCAAACACACTATCAGCGCTACGGTCATTGGTCGTTGCTACTAAGCTGGGTGCCCATCATCGGCGATCCACTGACGCTAGTGGCTGGCGTCATGCGCGAGCCACTGGGGCGTTTCCTGATGATCGTGACACTCGCCAAGGGCGCCCGCTATGGTGCGCTTGCCCTGGCCACGCTGGGCTGGATGGATTGA